In a single window of the Dreissena polymorpha isolate Duluth1 chromosome 3, UMN_Dpol_1.0, whole genome shotgun sequence genome:
- the LOC127872127 gene encoding putative nuclease HARBI1: MAANDQLWPGSVHDSAIFNNSGLKQYLETQQVGSVLGDSGYGLKTFLLTPKLNPITQQEVRYNAAHRRGRCLHKSGGCLPFQPQRAAKVVVACMRLQNLCVQFNVAVPQVNATENEEIDDNIVGDGIDVNAQQARQLIIDNFKSCQHVTILYTHP, from the exons ATGGCAGCCAATGATCAGTT GTGGCCAGGTTCAGTGCATGATTCTGCTATTTTCAATAACAGTGGTTTGAAG CAGTATCTTGAGACACAACAAGTAGGTAGTGTGTTGGGCGACAGTGGCTACGGGCTCAAGACATTTCTTTTGACCCCCAAACTGAATCCAATTACCCAGCAAGAAGTGCGCTACAATGCTGCTCATAGGCGTGGCAG ATGCCTTCACAAGTCGGGGGGATGCCTCCCATTTCAACCTCAACGAGCTGCAAAAGTTGTTGTGGCCTGCATGCGACTGCAAAATCTTTGTGTGCAGTTCAATGTTGCAGTTCCACAGGTGAACGCCACAGAGAATGAAGAAATTGATGATAATATTGTAGGAGATGGAATAGATGTGAATGCACAACAGGCTAGACAGCTgataattgataattttaaaagttgtcAACATGTAACAATACTTTACACCCACCCATAA